Proteins encoded together in one Telopea speciosissima isolate NSW1024214 ecotype Mountain lineage chromosome 6, Tspe_v1, whole genome shotgun sequence window:
- the LOC122663758 gene encoding phospholipase A1 PLIP1, chloroplastic, whose product MACSSMSISSSSITTTTTPTRKDILKEQNGVGLRGRSGMGRTMSESQLRFYSVNRIRAASVEPKLRKSHSMGILPTHLLGSNSTRPLLSDSVGEEMTLVENPEVGFELGERESGMEKTEKRANWVERLLELRGRWMNRQPKEQMDGEGEGEGEEGGCEVDYSSDVEDEQHKSFDQESFSRLLVRASWSDTKLFSQLAFLSNLAYAIEDIKAEDLRKHYNLHYVTSSLEKKANVARNKVKLDHDHVRMGTDSASNPDSSSKKGTEFKHKQSIRSSIAYEIAASAASYVHSHAKGLLSLGSESCHEDFKMESCGERDNILDEGLFTPIYNYEVAAYMATTTMTAVVAAEETAKQEAARELQSLHSSPCEWFICDDPSTYTRCFIIQGSDSLASWQTNLFFEPTKFEGTDVSVHRGIYEAAKGIYKQFMPEILKHLKRYGARAKLRFTGHSLGGSLSLLVSLMLLTRGVISPSFLFPVVTFGSPSIFCGGHHILDKLGLNESHVHSVIMHRDIVPRAFSCNYPTRAAQVLKRLNGSFRSHHCLNKHKLLYSPMGKLYILQPDDKLSPPHPLLPPGNALHALDKTKCESQAVITSAIKAFLNSPHPLETLSDPKAYGSEGTICRDHTSSNYLRVLNWVLWQQTKLAVRQTRRQRRHDLWPVLTTSPSDQPWSHGGYLKNHRLIIKEVVADV is encoded by the exons ATGGCGTGCAGCTCAATGAGCATTTCTAGCTcttccatcaccaccaccaccacccccaccagAAAAGACATTCTCAAAGAACAAAACGGAGTGGGTCTGCGTGGACGATCCGGTATGGGGAGAACGATGTCCGAGTCTCAGCTCCGGTTTTACTCGGTGAACCGTATTCGGGCTGCCTCTGTTGAGCCTAAATTAAGGAAAAGTCATTCGATGGGGATCCTCCCAACCCATCTCTTGGGTTCAAACTCGACCCGGCCGCTTCTTTCTGATTCAGTAGGTGAGGAAATGACTTTGGTGGAGAATCCAGAGGTGGGCTTTGAATTGGGAGAGCGTGAAAGTGGAATGGAGAAGACGGAGAAGAGAGCGAACTGGGTGGAGAGGCTTTTGGAGCTCCGAGGTCGTTGGATGAACAGACAACCGAAAGAGCAAATGgatggagaaggagagggagagggagaggaaggtgGTTGCGAGGTCGATTACAGTTCGGACGTCGAGGATGAACAACACAAGAGTTTCGATCAAGAATCGTTCTCGCGGCTCTTGGTTCGAGCCTCCTGGTCTGATACTAAGCTCTTTTCTCAGCTGGCTTTCCTGTCCAACTTGGCATATGCGATAGAAGATATCAAG GCAGAGGATTTAAGGAAGCATTACAATCTACATTATGTAACATCTTCATTGGAGAAGAAAGCAAATGTGGCTAGAAATAAAGTGAAACTTGACCATGATCATGTTCGCATGGGGACGGACTCTGCCTCAAATCCTGATTCCAGTTCAAAGAAAGGAACAGAGTTTAAGCATAAGCAATCAATCCGTTCATCAATAGCTTATGAGATCGCTGCATCAGCTGCATCATACGTCCATTCTCATGCAAAAGGACTCCTATCCTTGGGCTCAGAATCTTGCCATGAGGATTTCAAGATGGAGTCATGTGGTGAGAGGGACAACATACTAGATGAGGGGTTGTTCACACCTATTTATAATTATGAAGTGGCAGCTTACATGGCGACGACAACAATGACAGCTGTGGTAGCTGCAGAGGAGACGGCAAAGCAAGAGGCAGCAAGGGAACTTCAATCACTCCATTCCTCTCCATGTGAATGGTTCATTTGTGATGATCCAAGCACATATACTCGTTGCTTCATCATTCAG GGGTCAGATTCATTGGCATCTTGGCAAACAAACCTCTTCTTTGAGCCCACCAAATTTGAG GGAACAGATGTATCAGTTCACAGAGGTATCTACGAGGCTGCTAAGGGGATATATAAGCAATTCATGCCAGAAATTCTAAAACATTTGAAAAGATATGGAGCTAGAGCAAAACTTCGTTTCACTGGTCATTCTCTAGGAGGGAGTCTTTCCCTCTTAGTTAGCTTGATGCTCTTGACTAGAGGTGTAATTAGTCCCTCCTTTCTGTTTCCTGTAGTCACATTCGGATCACCATCTATATTCTGTGGGGGTCACCATATCCTTGACAAATTGGGATTGAATGAGAGCCATGTTCATTCAGTGATTATGCACAGAGATATCGTTCCGAGGGCTTTCTCTTGCAACTATCCAACCCGTGCAGCGCAAGTCCTCAAGCGCCTGAATGGTTCATTCCGATCTCACCATTGTCTCAATAAACAT AAACTACTGTATTCTCCAATGGGAAAATTATACATTCTTCAACCAGATGATAAGTTATCTCCTCCTCATCCCTTGCTTCCCCCTGGGAATGCCTTACATGCTTTGGACAAGACTAAATGTGAATCTCAAGCTGTAATAACAAGTGCAATTAAGGCCTTCCTTAATTCCCCTCATCCATTGGAGACACTAAGTGACCCCAAAGCCTATGGCTCAGAAGGTACAATCTGCAGAGACCACACCTCAAGCAACTACTTAAGGGTTCTGAATTGGGTTCTATGGCAACAAACTAAGCTTGCAGTTCGACAAACAAGAAGACAAAGGCGTCACGATTTGTGGCCAGTTCTTACAACCTCGCCTTCTGACCAACCGTGGAGTCATGGAGGATACTTGAAGAACCATAGGTTGATCATCAAGGAAGTGGTTGCCGACGTCTGA